One Buteo buteo chromosome 4, bButBut1.hap1.1, whole genome shotgun sequence DNA segment encodes these proteins:
- the PCBD1 gene encoding pterin-4-alpha-carbinolamine dehydratase encodes MAGKAHRLSTEEREQLLPNLRAVGWNEVEGRDAIFKEFHFKDFNRAFGFMTRVALQAEKLDHHPEWFNVYNKVHITLSTHECGGLSERDINLASFIEQVAASLS; translated from the exons ATG GCAGGAAAAGCCCACAGGCTGAGCACGGAGGagagggagcagctgctgccaaacCTGAGAGCTGTGGGGTGGAATGAGGTGGAAGGCAGAGATGCCATCTTCAAAGAGTTCCACTTCAAGGACTTCAACCGG GCCTTTGGCTTCATGACCAGAGTGGCTCTACAGGCAGAAAAACTGGATCACCACCCTGAATGGTTCAATGTGTACAATAAG GTTCACATCACCTTGAGCACGCACGAGTGCGGAGGCTTATCGGAGCGAGACATCAACTTGGCCAGCTTCATCGAGCAGGTTGCAGCTTCTCTCTCCTGA